The following proteins come from a genomic window of Gimesia chilikensis:
- the odhB gene encoding 2-oxoglutarate dehydrogenase complex dihydrolipoyllysine-residue succinyltransferase has product MSVEIKVPSVGESITEVQIGAWHAEQGKWVAQDSEIVELETDKATFDVPAPLDGIIVEILKKTGEMASVGEVIGYLEEAERPADQAAPAPEKSPEKAAAAPAPKAEAPAHVGGGSDDRVMPAAARVMAEKGLSPADVTGTGPGGRILKEDVLAHQGGAASGNGAFREEEIVPMSPIRKKIAERLVEAQTNAALLTTFNEVDMSSVMELRAQYKDLFLKKYDVKLGFMSFFVKAVVDGLSQFPQINAEIRGTDLVFRNYYDIGIAVGGGKGLVVPVMRNAERLSFAEIELKINDFGQRARANKISLDELQGGTFTITNGGVYGSLLSTPIVNPPQSGVLGMHGIQERPIAVNGQVVIRPMMYIALTYDHRVVDGREAVVFLKRVKEALEEPARMLMEI; this is encoded by the coding sequence ATGTCTGTTGAAATTAAGGTCCCCTCAGTCGGGGAATCCATCACCGAAGTCCAGATTGGTGCCTGGCACGCAGAACAAGGCAAATGGGTCGCTCAAGACAGTGAAATCGTTGAGCTTGAAACCGATAAAGCCACCTTCGATGTGCCGGCCCCCCTTGATGGGATCATCGTCGAAATCCTGAAGAAAACCGGCGAGATGGCTTCCGTAGGTGAAGTCATCGGCTACCTCGAAGAAGCCGAACGCCCTGCAGACCAGGCCGCTCCCGCTCCCGAAAAGAGCCCCGAGAAAGCAGCCGCCGCTCCCGCCCCCAAAGCGGAAGCCCCTGCACACGTCGGCGGCGGTTCGGATGATCGGGTCATGCCGGCAGCCGCTCGCGTCATGGCAGAAAAGGGACTCTCCCCGGCAGACGTCACCGGCACCGGACCAGGTGGCCGGATTCTGAAAGAAGATGTCCTCGCTCACCAGGGTGGTGCTGCCTCCGGCAACGGTGCCTTCCGCGAAGAAGAAATCGTCCCCATGAGCCCCATCCGCAAGAAGATCGCGGAACGGCTCGTCGAAGCACAGACCAACGCAGCCCTGCTGACGACCTTCAACGAAGTCGACATGTCTTCCGTCATGGAACTGCGGGCACAATACAAAGACCTGTTCCTCAAGAAATACGACGTGAAGCTCGGCTTCATGTCCTTCTTCGTCAAAGCAGTCGTCGACGGCCTGAGCCAGTTCCCGCAGATCAATGCTGAGATCCGCGGTACCGACCTGGTCTTCCGCAACTACTACGATATCGGAATTGCTGTCGGCGGTGGAAAAGGCCTGGTCGTTCCCGTCATGCGGAACGCAGAACGTCTCAGCTTCGCTGAAATCGAACTCAAGATCAACGACTTCGGCCAGCGGGCCCGGGCTAACAAAATCAGCCTGGATGAACTCCAGGGCGGTACCTTCACCATCACCAACGGTGGAGTCTACGGCTCGCTGCTCTCCACACCGATCGTCAATCCGCCGCAGAGCGGCGTGCTCGGCATGCACGGCATCCAGGAACGGCCCATCGCCGTGAATGGTCAGGTTGTGATTCGGCCCATGATGTACATCGCGCTCACCTACGATCATCGTGTCGTCGACGGCCGGGAAGCAGTCGTCTTCCTCAAGCGGGTCAAAGAAGCACTCGAAGAACCCGCTCGCATGCTGATGGAAATCTGA